The genomic segment AACTTTACAGTTGTTTTTGGTAAGTTCATCAATAGCTATCTTAATTGCACTTTCTACATAACCGTACATTGAGTCATAGATAACTAATATTTTCCCTTTCTCAGGATTGCCTTCTGCTACGTCAGTGTAGAGTTTGAATATATTCTGTGGATTTTTTCTGAAAACAAGTCCATGTGCTGGAAACACTGCCTTAGTTTCGTTTATGATACCAAGCTGTTTAAGCTTATCAAAGTTTTTCGTTATGTATTCCCTGAAGTGTCCTATTACTGTGACTACGTATTTTGTGGCGAAAGGTGAGTACTCCTTGAGGGTTTTTTCGTCGGAGTCATCAATGTCAGTAGGTATGGAATATCCCCCACCTATATCTCCTGTGAAAAGTAGATTATATTCCTTTAGGTATGTAACCATGGTGTCTGGCCAGTGTAACCAAGGTGTGGAGATGA from the Brevinematia bacterium genome contains:
- a CDS encoding flavodoxin domain-containing protein, encoding ISTPWLHWPDTMVTYLKEYNLLFTGDIGGGYSIPTDIDDSDEKTLKEYSPFATKYVVTVIGHFREYITKNFDKLKQLGIINETKAVFPAHGLVFRKNPQNIFKLYTDVAEGNPEKGKILVIYDSMYGYVESAIKIAIDELTKNNCKVLIYKFTDTEYCDISDLLKDIPNSEALIIGASTYESSIHPYMRFVISTIIDKADYNKPVLAIGIHGWGGAVGKTLTQLMQSSKYRLLETLEFKGKLTQEVENIIRDKTRALLNT